The DNA window GCACCTTGGTGCCTGGCTCCATTTCGCCGGCGCATCTGGCCGTGACGGCCGGCTCCGCGATCTGGACGACGCCGGACGGGCCGGAGCCGTTGGACGCCTTGCCGTTGGATCCCCTGCCATTTGGGCCGTTCCCGTTGCCGTTCCCGTTGCCGTTTCCGTTTTTGGCGGGCTTCGAACCGGAGATCACCACGGCGTCGAATTCCTGCCCGACGTGGTTGATCAGCAGGGCGGCTTCCACGGTGTCCAGGGCCAGCCGCTCCATCCTCGAAGCCAACTGGTCCGACGTAGCCATGATGTCCGGCAAAGTGGGCAGGGCCTCACGGGCCCAGGCCGGCACGGTCTTGTTGTTGCTCAATGCCTCGCAGATGACCAGGACGAAGCGGTCCACGAGCCGGCGCAGCGGAGCCGTGGTGTGGGCGTACGCCGTCCCGATGGCAGACTGGGTGGCCTCGTCCGGGACGGTTCCGTCAAAGTGGGTGTACCCGGCACCCCGGAAGAGCATGCCTGCCGAATGCAGGATGGCCAGCTGGCGGTGGTCGGTGGGATCGAGCGTCCGGAGGTAATCCCCGTAGCTGGCTTTTCCGTCCCACGGCTTGCCCAGGGCAGCGGTCTGGCGCCTGAAGTGGCTGAGGGAGCGCTCGTCCGGTGCCGGCATGGTGCGTAGGATACCGACTTTGCCCTCAAGCATCAGGCCAGCCGCTGCCATCCCCGTCATGAGGGAAATCTGGGCGTTCCAGTCCTCCACCGGAAGCTGCGGCGCCGCCACGATCCGGTAGCCGCCGTCGGGAAGCTGCACGATTTCCTGCTCCGGCGTGTTCAGGCTTGCCCCGCCGCGGGCGCGTTCCAGCTCAACCCGCTTCAGCCCGACCTCGCGCAGGAGCACCAGCACCGGCGCGGCAGTTCCGGCGTCAAGTTCGGCCTGGACGTTCTTGTAGTTGAGCTTGGCCCGGCTGCGGACCATTGCCCGGCGCACCAGCACGGACGTCACTTCGGCGGCGGCATCGAGCTCGAACTCCCACACGAACGCCGAACACAGCTGCCCGGCGAGCAGGCTGCCGGCATTCTCGCTGATGACCTCCGGGTGCAGTGGAATGCGGCCGTCGGGGGCGTAGAAGGTCTGTCCGCGGCGGCGGGTTTCGGCGTCGAGGGCGCCGCCCGGGGCCACGAAGGACGGCACGTCCGCGATGGCATAGAGAATCCGGTAACCAGCCCCGGACCGTTCGATGAAGAGCGCCTGGTCCAGGTCGGTGGACGACGGCGGATCTATCGTCAGGAATTCGACGGCGGTCAGATCAAGCTCCGGCAGCTCCCGTTCCGCCACGGCCGCTTCCGCTTCTTTGAGCACGTCCTCCGGGAATTCGCCGGGCAGTTCCAGCTCCGTTCGGAGCGCGCTCAGGGCGTCCGCAAGCGCGTTGGTCTGCTCATGGACGCTGGGGGACAGGCGATGATGTGACACGAAAATCAGGTTAGCCCGAATTGCGCCGTTAGTCTTGGATTATGGGCACATCCTCGGCTGACACCGCTCGGTACGACCGCTTCGTGGCAGATCTGTTCGGCGTCATGGCCTACGGCGAGCTTTCCGCGTTCGAACGGCTCTCCTCGGATGCCCGCTATTCGCCCACGCTCCACGACCGCGCCGTGCTCGGCAGGATCGCCGTCATAGAGTTCCGGCATTACGAGATCGTGAATGCGAAGCTCGCCGCCATGGGCGTGGACGTCGAGGATGCCATGCTCCCGTTCCAGGCCGCCGTTGATCACTTCCATGAACGGACCCGGCCGGCGGACTGGTACGAATCCCTGATGAAGGCTTACGTGGTGGACACGGTCTCCGCCGATTTCTACCGCATGGTGGCCCGGTACGTGGATGCCGAAACCCGGGAGGTCATCGAGCAGATCCAGTCATCGGAGGAAGCCACGGACGTACTCCGGGAACGCCTGAAAGGGGCGCTCGCCGACGATCCCCGGCTCGCCTCGCGGCTGGCGCTGTGGGGCCGCCGGCTCCTGGGCGAGGCCGTCACCCAGGCCCAGCGCGTGGGCTACGAACACGCATTCCTGAGCGGGTTGCTCACCGAAGCGGAGGACGGTGCGAACGATGCCGCGGCGCGGGAGCTGATACGCAGCCTCACGGCGGAACTCGCGGACAACCACTCGCGGCGGATGGTGCAGCTTGGCCTGAGCGGATAGCGGCCCGCTCGGCCCGTAAAGGTTGCGGGTCGGCTGGGCGTACCCGGCTGCGACCCGACCTCTGCTACGACGCAGCGGCCGACTGGTCGGCGGCATCCAGGGCGGACAGCAGCTCGGCAGCCGCGGCTGCCGGATCGGGCGCCTCGGTGATGGCGCGGACGACGACGATCCGGCTGGCGCCCGCCGCCACGACCTGCTCCACGTTGGTGAGATCGATCCCGCCGATGGCGAACCAGGGCAGGAGCAGGCCGCCGACTCTTTCCTCATCCGCCTTGCGGACGGCCTCGTCGGCGTACCGGACAAGGTCAAGGCCGACGGCGGCACGTCCGGGCTTGGTGGGGGTGGCCCACACGGGTCCCACACAGAAATAGTCCAGCCCGGTGCGGCCGTGGGTGGCGGCGATGGCGGCATCCACCTGGCCGGTGGTGTGCGTGGACAGCCCGATCACCGTGGCGGCGTGCAGGAGCTTGCGCGCCGAACGGAGCGGCAGGTCTTTTTGGCCGATGTGGAACACCGGTGCCCCGGACAGTGATGCGATGTCCGCACGGTCGTTGACGGCCCAGAGCCGGCCGTGCCGGTGGGCTGCCTGGCGCAGGACGTCCAGAAGTTCGAGTTCCTCGGCGGCCTCAATGGTCTTGTCGCGCAGCTGGATGATGTCCACCCCGCCGGCGAATGCCGCATCAACGAAATCGGCGAAGTCGCCGCGCTCCTGGCGGGCATCGGTGCAGAGGTAGAGGCGGGCGGTGGTGTGGACGTCATGCGCGGTCATGGCACCCAGCCTAGTTCCTCTAAACTGGGCAGGTACCGCGGGAGCCCGCTGCAGCTGTCACAAACGGCGCAGGGCTGAGAGGGCGTGAGAGCCGACCGCTTGACCTGATCCGGTTAGTACCGGCGTAGGGAAGGATTTCCATGAACCCTGGATCCGGCGGGACCACCGCTGCCACAGCAACTCTGCATGCCGACGTCGCCGTCATCGGCGGCGGCGTGGTGGGCCACGGGATTGCCTGGGAGGCAAGGCGCTCGGGACGCTCTGTGGTCCTCATCGATGAAGCGCCCGGAACGGGCGCCAGCTGGGCGGCCGCAGGGATGCTGGCACCGGTCAGCGAGCTGCATTACCAGGAAGAGGAACTCCTGGAGCTGATGCTCGATTCCTCGGCCCGGTGGCCGGCCTTCGCTGCCGCGCTCGCAGACGGCGGGCGGGACACCGGTTACCTCCCGACGCCGACCCTCGCCGTCGGCGCGGACCCCGCCGACCGCCGCGCGCTGATGGACCTACGCGAAGTCCAGCGGGCCAGCGGGCTCGTCGTCGAACCACTGACCATCCGGGAGGCACGGTCCCGGGAGCCGCTGCTGAGTCCGGGCATCTCGTGCGCCCTGGACATCCCGGCCGACCACCAGGTGGATCCGCGGCGGCTCGTGGAGAGCCTCGCCGCTGCGCTCGCCGAGCACACGCCCGGTTCCGGGACCGCGGTGGCCGGTGCGTGGAAGGGATACGCGGTCAGGGAGCACGCCGCTGGCCTGCTGTGGGACAACGAGGGGGTCTGCGGAGTCCGGCTCACCGGCGGCGGGACTGTCCTGGCCGGCGAGACGGTAGTGGCCAACGGCCTGGCCGCGGGATCGCTGGACGCGCTGCCGGAGGGCCTCAGGCTTCCGCTGCGGCCCGTGTACGGGGACATTCTCCGGCTCAGGGTCCCGGAGCGACTCCGCCCGCTGCTGACCGCCACGGTCCGGGGCATGGTCCGGGGCGTGCCCGTGTATGTGGTTCCGCGCCGGGACGGCACCGTGGTGATAGGTGCCACCCAGCGGGAGGACGACCTGTCCGGACCCAGCGCGGGCGGGGTCTATCAGCTGCTCAGGGATGCGCAGTCCCTGGTGCCCGCAGTGGCGGAACTTGAGCTCCTTGAAACCACAGCCAGGGCGAGGCCGGGAACACCGGACAACGCGCCGTTGCTGGGCCGTGTCCCGGCAGGCCGTGCCCCGTCAGGCGCCGGAAGGTCGGTGGCCGGGCTCATCGTCGCCACCGGGTTCTTCCGCCACGGCGTGCTCCTGACCCCGGCGGCCGCGGCAATCTGCCGCGAGCTGATGGACGGCGTGGAGGACGGCCGCTGGGCTGCCTTCCGGCCTGGGAGGTTCTCCCCGGAGCTGTCCGCATCCGGCGCCGCCGCAGTGAGCGCCGGCAAGCCACACAGCGCCGGCAACCCATCTTCAGCCGGCGACCTGTATTCATCCGGCACAGTCACATTTGACCAGGACAAGGAACCAGCATGAACATCACACTGAACGGTATTGAACAGGCAGTGGGCGCCGGCGCCTCCGTCACGACGCTCGTCAGCCAGGTCACGGGGCGCATACTTGCCGCGGACGGACAGGCCGCCGACGGCCAGCGGCTCGGGGTGGCCGTGGCACGCAATTCCGAGGTGGTGCCCCGGAGCCAGTGGCACAGCACGGCCCTTGCAGAGGGCGACGACATCGAGCTCGTCACAGCAGTCCAGGGAGGATGAGGACGATGACCGAAACAACAGCGGCCGCAGCGCAGCAGGGGACCGGTTCAGCCGACCGCCTCGTCATTGACGGCGTGGAACTGACCTCGCGGCTCATCATGGGCACCGGCGGGGCTCCCAGCCTGGACGGGCTCGGCGCCGCGCTGCTGGCCTCCGGCACCGAGCTGACAACGGTAGCCATGCGGCGCTACTCGCCCGCCGAAACGGGATCCCTGTTCCAGCTGCTCCTGGACAACAACATCCGCGTGCTGCCAAATACCGCCGGCTGCTTCACGGCGCGGGACGCCGTCATGACGGCCGAGCTGGCGCGCGAGGCCCTGGAAACCGACTGGGTGAAGCTGGAAGTCATCGCCGACGAGCACACGCTCCTCCCGGACGCCGTGGAGCTTGTGGACGCCACCGAGCAGCTGGTCAACCGCGGTTTCAAGGTCTTTGCCTACACCAACGATGATCCCGTCCTGGCGCTGCGGCTCGAAAACCTGGGGGCAACCGCCGTCATGCCGCTGGGCTCACCCATCGGGACCGGGCTCGGAATCCTCAACCCGCACAACATCGAGCTGATCGTGTCGCGGGCTTCCGTTCCGGTGGTGCTGGATGCCGGGATCGGCACGGCCTCGGACGCGGCACTGGCCATGGAGCTGGGCTGCGACGCCGTACTGCTGGCCACTGCGGTGACCCGGGCCCAGAACCCGTCGCTCATGGGGGAGGCCTTCAAACACGCGGTTATCGCCGGTAGGCTGGCGAAGGCGGCCGGGCGGATCCCGCGCCGCGAGCATGCCTTGGCGTCATCGGCCATGGAGGGCCGGGCAGAGTTCCTGTAGGTCCGGACCGCCCACGGAGACCATGCGGCGCGGCACGCTCACTGGATCCTCGCTTAGGAGTCAGCCGTGGCCGCCAGAGACGACATCCTCACCCGCCCGCAGATCGACGCTGCGCTCGCCGGCCTGCCCGACTGGCGCTACCGGCTCGGCGGCCTGGTCACCGTCTACAAGACGCCGACGGCGGCTTCCGCGCTTGAGCTGATCGCCGCCGTCGGGCGCATTGCCGAGGACAGCAACCACCATCCCGACCTGGACTGGCGCTATAACCGCTTGTTCATCCGGTTCAGTTCCCACGACGCCGGCGGCGAGGTCACGCCGCGCGACGTCAACGCCGCGGCCGCGGTCTGCGACGCCGCAGCGGCTGCGGGAGCCCAGTCGGAGCCCGGCCTGTACCATCTAGATGTGTATAAGAGACAGGTACCGGACCGTGGAGATCGGGATCGACACCACGGACGCGGCGGAGATCTCCGAGGTCTGGCGAGTGGCCCTGGGCTACCGGAAGGGGCGGGACGGCGACCTGGCGGACCCCCACGGCCGCGGGCCGGGGCTATCGTTCCAGGAAACCGGCACTCCCAACGACAACCGCCTGCACGTGGACATCCACCGGTCCAAGGCCGAATCTGCGCCGGCCCTCGAGAAGACGGCGGCCACCGGCGCGTTAATGGACAGAGACCACGCACCCGGCCGGGTGGTGGTCACTGACGCCCAAGGGAACCGGCTATGCCTCTGCACTGAGGAAGGCACCGGGCCGGCAACCTAGGAGCACCCGACTGCTAGATCTTCAGGGCAGCCGTCAGCCGCTGGGTGTCCTGCCGTGCACGGACCCTGCCCAGGTATATGGCGACTGCCACGGCAGCCGCGGTGCCGGCGATCATGGGAACAATCCACGGAATCCACGTGAGTCCCGGCTGGTAGCCGAGACCCGCCGTCATGCAGATGATCCAGGCAAGCATTCCCACCCCGGCAGCCACGCCCGCCGGGAGGAGAATGCCGTACTTGGCGTGACGTTTGTCATTGGCCCAGACGATGAAGCCAGCAGCGACGGTCACCAGGAGCACAATAGCGAGGGACAGCACGGTGCTTCCTACAGTGCGCCGAAGCCGACCCGGCGGACTTCCTCGGCGCCGATTTCGACGTAGCCCAGGACGTTCGCGGGGATGATGATCTGCCGGCCCTTTTCGTCGGTCAGCCGCAGCTCAGTGCCTTTGGCGAGGGATTCCGCTACAACCTTGGCCACGGAGTCTGCATCCTGAGACGATTCCAGCACAATTTCGCGGCCGATGTTCTGAATGCCGATCTTTACTTCCACAGCAAGGCCTCCCAGCCAATCAAAGTTGAAATTTCAAAGGTGTTCTTCCTTTGTAGTCTAGGACTCTTTGGGGAAGCGAGAGATTCCGCGCCAAGCTAAACGGTAGATGAGGTCACTGGCGACATCGAGGTCGAGATTGCCGTCCGTTTCGAGCCAGTAGCGTGCGCTGACCTGCGCCATCCCGGCGAGGCCGCGGCCGAGCAGCTGGGCCTCCAGGAGCGGCAGTTTGGTGTCTTCGGCGATGACCTGCGCGATGGCGTCCGCGAAGGCCTTGTTGAAGGTCTCAAGGCGCGCGCTGACGTCCGGATCGTTGACGAGGTCGGACTCGAACACGAGGCGGTGCGCCTGGTCGTCACTGTCAATGAACCGGTAGTAGGCGCGCATGACGGCCTGGACGCGCTCCTTGTTGTCGGTGGTGGAGTTGAGCGCGCCCATCATGAGGTCGGTCAGGGTCCCGAGGTGGCTGTCCAGGAGCGCCAGGTAGAGCTCGCGTTTGGAGGGGAAGTGCTGGTACAGCACCGGTTTGCTCACGTGGGCCGTTTCGGCGATCTCGTCCATCGCGGCTCCGTGGTAGCCGTTGGCGACGAACACCTCCTGGGCGGCGGCCAGCAGCTGGGCCCTGCGCTCGTCCCGCGGCAGCCTGGCGGATCGCTGCCCTGCGGCCCGGGGGGTGCCGGCCGGGGAGTGCGCGGCCCGAGTTCGATCAACGGGTGCATGATGAACCACGGTTGGCCTTCTTTCAATTGCTGTTAACTTCACTTTACCCGGGGGTAATATGACCGCGCGGTATCTTCAGGCATACATTGAAGTATGGCTTCTCCGTCCACCGCAAATGCAGCACTCACCTCACTGGATCCCCTAGTTGATCCGGCACCCGGACTCTCGCCCGAGGAGGTGGAACGGTATTCCCGGCACCTCATCATTCCGGAGATCGGCGCGCTCGGCCAAAGGCGGCTGAAGAACGCGCGCGTCCTGGTGATCGGCGCCGGCGGACTCGGGTCTCCCGCTCTGCTCTACCTGGCCGCGGCCGGCGTCGGGACCATCGGAATCATTGACGACGACTCCGTTGACCTGAGCAACCTGCAACGCCAGATCATCCACGGCGTCCAGGACGTCGGGCGTCCCAAGATCGAATCGGCGCGTGATGCGATTGCGGCGCTGAACCCGCTGGTCGACGTCAGGCTGCATGATGTCAGGCTCGACGCCACGAACGCCCTGGAGCTTTTTTCCGGCTACGACCTCATCCTGGACGGGGCGGACAACTTCGCCACCCGCTACCTCGTCAACGACGCCGCGGCGATCCTCGGCAAGCCCTACGTGTGGGGATCGATCTTCCGCTTCGACGGCCAGGTCAGCGTGTTCTGGGAACAGCACGGCCCCACCTACCGCGACCTGTACCCGGAGGCGCCGCCGGCGGGTTCCGTGCCGTCGTGCGGCGAGGGCGGCGTTTTCGGGATGCTCTGCGCTGCCGTCGGGTCCCTCATGGTGACGGAGGCCGTAAAGCTGATCACCGGCGTCGGGCGTTCCCTGCTCGGCCGTGTGGCGTTGTATGACGCCCTGGGCGGCAGTTGGCGCGAGATCAGGGTGGCCAAGGACCCCGCCGCCCCCCGGATCACGGAGCTGACGGATTATGAGGCCTTCTGCGGCATCACGCCCGCGGCGGCCACCGACACGGAACACACCATCACCGCAACGCAGTTGGCCACTATGCTCGCTTCGCGCGATGCCGGGCTCAAGGACTTCGAGCTCGTGGACGTCCGGGAGACCGGCGAGTACGACATCGTCCGGATTGACGGCTCCGTCCTGATTCCCCAGGGCAGGATCCTCGCGGGCGAGGCCTGGGGCGAGCTGCCGCAGGACAGGGACATCGTGTTCCACTGCAAGGCCGGGACACGGTCCGCAGCGGTGCTGGCAGCCGCGCAAAAGGCCGGCTACCAGCGCGTGAGCCATCTCGACGGCGGTATCCTCGCCTGGGTCAGGGACGTGGAGCCCCAGAAGCCCGTCTACTGACAGCGGCGCTGTCTTTCGGCGGGGCATGTCACGCCGCTACGACCGGGATGCGCCGGGACATGAGGACCTTCCCGGTGATCCAGTCCAGCAGGTTCACCGTCAGCGTGTAAGTCCCGGGTGCCGGCGGACGCAGCAGCATGTCGTAGCGCTCCGCTGCTCCGAAATTGATGATGCTGGTCCGCAGGGGGCCGGTGGCGGAAATCGGCCGTGCCGGCCCGGTCGGGCTTGACGTGTCGCGGAATGGCCGGCCGTCGTGCGCTATCAGTTCGGCCATGGCAACGCGCTTGCCGGCGGCGTCCGTGAAGTAGGCGGTGACGGGGAAATAGTTGGCGTTGAGCAGGCGGAGCAGCGTGGGTTTGACGGTGCCCCCTGCCATCCGGGCGCGGATGCGGCTGAGGAAGATGGGGCCCTCTTTGTTCGGTACCGGGGCGAGTTCCCCTCCCAGCAGATAGAAGTGCCTGGCCTCGAACTTGTCCAGGCCCGCGTCATCCCCGGACAGCCCTGCAGCGTGGTTAAGCTCGTGCCAGCGGGGGTCCACCGAGTAGGGGACCAAGATCGTTTCGGTGTCGATGTCGTATTCCGGCCCGTCCACGAACGACCGCCGCGCACCCTTGGTCACGGGGTAGTCCGGATGGACCGCCGGATCGATGATCAGGGGGCCAAACATTCCCATTTGCACGTGCAGGGTGGTGTTGACGTGGCAGTGGTAGAAATACGTGCCGGACGCCCCCCTGTTCGGGTTGCCGGGCTGACCGGTTTCCGGCCGCCATTGATAGGTGTAGCTCCCCGACACCTCGAAGGAGGTGTGGCCCACGCCGTCGTTCCGCGGATCGGGTTCGATGCCGTGCCAGTGAACCGTATGGACCTTTTTGCTGGGGTGAATGGTCCCGTGGAATAGCTGGCCCTCGGTGATCCGGACCAAGGGCGCGGGGAAAATCCGGCCCGAGTTCTCGGTCTCGAACGTCCACATCTCGAATTCGCCGCCGTCGTCGAATTTCATCTTGCGGTTGAAGAACTTGAATTCGTGGGCCACGTCCGGCGTCTGGCGGAACTCCGTTGCGGGGCTTCCCTCATGCATTTGCTGTGAGCTGAAGTCGACCTGGCTGCGGAACAGCTCGTGCGATGCGGCGCCGGCAGCGGCCGGGCCCGGAGCTGCCAATGCCCAGTGGCCCACCAGCCCGCCGGGGTACATCCCGCCCTTTGCCACCTGCGACGGTTCGGCGTGGCAGTGCATCGGGTAGTCCCAGTCCTCTTTCCGGGCGTTCCACACCTCATCGATGGCCTCCGGCGGACGCCTCAACGGGAGCAACGAGTCTTTTCGGTCCAGGGGGTGCATCTCAATGACGTCCTCCCACTGCTGGAGCACGATGTGGCCGGCGGCGTCGACCTTCCCGCCGGTTCGGGGGAACGGCGTTCCGTTCCGGTTCACGGTCCAGAGATGGTTTCCGTGGAAATGCAGTTGGTGGTGGACCACCCCGGCGTTGAGGAAACGCATGAGCTGACCCGTCGCGACAGTGCCGGCGGTGGCGCCCTTGCTGAAATTGCGGACGTCGATCTGGCGTGCGGACCCGGACATCAGGGTGTCCTCATCGCGGACGCGGTTCAGGGCCTCATCCGTGGACGCGGCCAGGGACTGGAAGCCGCTGCGGCCGTTGAGGGTGAAATACCGCGGATACACCGGTGTCTTGTCGGGGTCCACGGTTCCGTTGCGGGACGCGATGCCCGCCCACACGGGGTCGACGTTGTGGAGCATCCACACCCACTGCCGCTCGAATTCCGGCCCGTTCGTCGTGGGCAGCCACGGCGAGGCCGGGTCGGTGACCAGCAGGGCGCCAAAGAGGCCAAGAACCCGCTGGACGGGGTCGGCGGTCGGATCGGCCGGATCGGCACCGGGATCGCAATAGAGGTAGGTACCTGCCTTGGGGGCCTTGAATTGCAGTGTCTTGGTCTGGCCCGGTTTGATCACGCCGGTGCCGACATGGCCGTTCCCGGATCCGGCGTTCAGGAACTGCAGCGCATGCTCCTGGGCCAGATGGTTGGTCACGCGAATGCTGATGGTGCTGCCGGTTTCCGCGATCAGCGTACGGTCCGGGAAGAAGCTGGCCCAGTGTGCCCGGCGGACCAGGAATTCGCCGGGGTTGGCAGGGTCCTTGGCGGCGGGCGCAGGACGCCCCAAGGGCGGAACTGCGGCCTTGAGCGGGTAGGTGCGGCTCGCCACGACGATACCGTTCCGCAGGAATACGCGGGGGCTCACCGCGAGGCTCGGCCTAGGATCCGTGACGAGGGTCCGCCGGTCCCCGAATCCCCGGTGGTAGACGAGCGAGCCATCCACCATGGGCAGGAAGCCGTCGTTGATGTGCAGGTCCAGGGGGCTCATGACTTCACCTGGGTTGCGGTCAGGAGCGGCAAGGCCAGGCTCATGCTCCCGTCCTGCTCCGGCTCGGAGTATTCGAGTTCCATGTCCAGGGCGTCGTGGGGCGCCAGGTAGCTGATCCAAAGACGCTCCGTGGCGCCGGCTGCTATGGCGCCGGGGCCCTTGTTGAAGTCCTGGGGCGTGACGGTGATGCCGGACGGCAACAGCTTCAGGCGAAGCTGGCCCGGGGCAAACAGAACGGGCTCGGGCCGGCTGTTGGTCAGGGCCACTTCGAGGAGGACGACATCGCCCCACGTGAAATTGGCCGGCTGCGGCCAGCCGGAATCCGGGAGGACTCCGCCGTCATGCGTATGGGCGGCAAGGCTGACCATGGGATCGCCGGGGGACCGCCGGGGCGCTCCGGACAATGAGGCCGCGGCACCAGACCCGGTAATGTGCGATGCGGCGGCAGCCAGCGACTTCGTTGCCGGCCGGCCCTGCGCGTCCAGTCGCGCCAAACGGCCCGCCTTAACTACCGACAGGGAGCCGAAGGCCGTAGCGACCGGTTCGGCGCTGTTCGACGTGCTTCGCGAGACCACACCGTAGGTACCTCCGGCCGCGAGCAGCAAAGCCCCGCCGCCTACGATGAGGCCGAACTGCCTGCGGCTGAGGGCAGGGACTGTTTCTGCGGGCGGATTCGGCTTCATTGTCGCACCCCTTATTCGCATTCACGGACAGGTTCAATGCTGTCCGGGAAGCCTATGGAAAGGTTGGGCGTGCGGCCCCTCTGATCGGGGCGGAGGAACCTAGGCGGAGTTCCGTTGGTCCCCTGCCTGGGGACGCCTGGCCGGAGCCACCTGGCTGTGATCGACGGGGCACTCGGCCTTTGCCGCGGCTGCCGGCTGTTCCACGGTGATGCCGTAGAGGGTTTCGAGGGCGGCGACGTAGTCGTCCTGCTGACCGTTGGACGCCAGCTCCCGGGCCCGGACGGTGGGGACGTGGAGGAGCTGCTTGACCATGCGGCGGAGCGCGAATTCAACTTCTTCAGCCGCTGCGGTGCAGCCGTGGCGGGCGCGGACCTTTTCCATTTCCGCGTCCAGGACGTTCATGGTGTGGCGGCGCAGGGCCACGATGGCCGAGTCCACGGACCGGGCCTCCCGCTCCTGTTCGAAGGCTGCGGCTGCGCCGGACACCAGGCTGCTGGCCTGGGCGAGGGACTCCGCCTGCTCCTGGGGGGCCGCGAGGCGCACGGACTCCAGCGTGAGGAGCTCCACGCCGTCGAGCTCTCCCACGGCGGGGTCGAAATCGTGCGTCAGCGCCAAGTCGATCGCGATCAGCGGCTGGGCCGAGTTGGCGCGGACTTGTGCGAGCTCGGATGCTTCCACCCTGGCGTCGGAGCCGCTGCACCCGATCATGACGTCGGCGGCTGCCACGGCGGCGTCCAGCGTGTCGCCGTCGAGCGCCGTGCCGCCGCGGGTGGCCACAAACGTTGCGGCCCGCCCTGAGGAGGAAAAGACCGCGATGTCGCGGCAGCCGCGTTCGCGCAGCAGCGCCATGGTGGCTCCGGCGTAGGCGCCGGTGCCGAACACCACAACCTTCTTCTGCGACCAGTCGGTTTCCTCGGAAAGGTCCGTCGCAAGATCGAGGGCCACTGAGACGATGGACAGGCCCCGGGATCCGAGCGCTGTCTGGGCGCCGACGTCCTTTGCGGTCTTGGAGGCGGCCTGGAACAGGCGGACGAGGCCGGAGCTGGCCGTGCCTTCGTGCTGGGCGGTGATCAGCGCGCGGCGCACCTGTCCCGCGATTTCGCGTTCGCCGACCACAGCGGAGTCCAGGCCGGAGCTGACGGCAAAAAGGTGCTCGCTGACTTCGGGGCCCGTGTGCGTGCTGAATGACCGGGACACGAGCTGTTCACTGAGCCCGCTCATGTCGCTGATCTGGCCGACCAGGGCGGCGCGGGCGGCTTCGACGTCGTCCGCGTGCGCCGCTTCGCCGTAGATTTCGTAGCGGTTGCAGGTGGCAAGGACAACCGCACCCGTCACAGCCGGCGATCCGGCGAGGGCGGATGTGGCGATGCCTGATGAACCGTTGCTTAGCTGAGCAACGGTTTCGAGGTCGATGTCGGCGTGAG is part of the Arthrobacter sp. KBS0703 genome and encodes:
- the moeB gene encoding molybdopterin-synthase adenylyltransferase MoeB, translating into MASPSTANAALTSLDPLVDPAPGLSPEEVERYSRHLIIPEIGALGQRRLKNARVLVIGAGGLGSPALLYLAAAGVGTIGIIDDDSVDLSNLQRQIIHGVQDVGRPKIESARDAIAALNPLVDVRLHDVRLDATNALELFSGYDLILDGADNFATRYLVNDAAAILGKPYVWGSIFRFDGQVSVFWEQHGPTYRDLYPEAPPAGSVPSCGEGGVFGMLCAAVGSLMVTEAVKLITGVGRSLLGRVALYDALGGSWREIRVAKDPAAPRITELTDYEAFCGITPAAATDTEHTITATQLATMLASRDAGLKDFELVDVRETGEYDIVRIDGSVLIPQGRILAGEAWGELPQDRDIVFHCKAGTRSAAVLAAAQKAGYQRVSHLDGGILAWVRDVEPQKPVY
- a CDS encoding multicopper oxidase domain-containing protein, yielding MSPLDLHINDGFLPMVDGSLVYHRGFGDRRTLVTDPRPSLAVSPRVFLRNGIVVASRTYPLKAAVPPLGRPAPAAKDPANPGEFLVRRAHWASFFPDRTLIAETGSTISIRVTNHLAQEHALQFLNAGSGNGHVGTGVIKPGQTKTLQFKAPKAGTYLYCDPGADPADPTADPVQRVLGLFGALLVTDPASPWLPTTNGPEFERQWVWMLHNVDPVWAGIASRNGTVDPDKTPVYPRYFTLNGRSGFQSLAASTDEALNRVRDEDTLMSGSARQIDVRNFSKGATAGTVATGQLMRFLNAGVVHHQLHFHGNHLWTVNRNGTPFPRTGGKVDAAGHIVLQQWEDVIEMHPLDRKDSLLPLRRPPEAIDEVWNARKEDWDYPMHCHAEPSQVAKGGMYPGGLVGHWALAAPGPAAAGAASHELFRSQVDFSSQQMHEGSPATEFRQTPDVAHEFKFFNRKMKFDDGGEFEMWTFETENSGRIFPAPLVRITEGQLFHGTIHPSKKVHTVHWHGIEPDPRNDGVGHTSFEVSGSYTYQWRPETGQPGNPNRGASGTYFYHCHVNTTLHVQMGMFGPLIIDPAVHPDYPVTKGARRSFVDGPEYDIDTETILVPYSVDPRWHELNHAAGLSGDDAGLDKFEARHFYLLGGELAPVPNKEGPIFLSRIRARMAGGTVKPTLLRLLNANYFPVTAYFTDAAGKRVAMAELIAHDGRPFRDTSSPTGPARPISATGPLRTSIINFGAAERYDMLLRPPAPGTYTLTVNLLDWITGKVLMSRRIPVVAA
- a CDS encoding glutamyl-tRNA reductase, with protein sequence MVLFSLVATHADIDLETVAQLSNGSSGIATSALAGSPAVTGAVVLATCNRYEIYGEAAHADDVEAARAALVGQISDMSGLSEQLVSRSFSTHTGPEVSEHLFAVSSGLDSAVVGEREIAGQVRRALITAQHEGTASSGLVRLFQAASKTAKDVGAQTALGSRGLSIVSVALDLATDLSEETDWSQKKVVVFGTGAYAGATMALLRERGCRDIAVFSSSGRAATFVATRGGTALDGDTLDAAVAAADVMIGCSGSDARVEASELAQVRANSAQPLIAIDLALTHDFDPAVGELDGVELLTLESVRLAAPQEQAESLAQASSLVSGAAAAFEQEREARSVDSAIVALRRHTMNVLDAEMEKVRARHGCTAAAEEVEFALRRMVKQLLHVPTVRARELASNGQQDDYVAALETLYGITVEQPAAAAKAECPVDHSQVAPARRPQAGDQRNSA